The genomic stretch ACAAATGGTTTTAAGATGAACTGCACAAACTATAATTTCCACTTTGACTCCCTCAGTCTGTCAACACTCGTTTCCTTCTCCTCCTACACGTGTGAGACAGCCTGCAATAGTCAGTGCTGGTCTCTGATGGATAGTGACAGATATTGAAATAGAAAACTGTCACGATCGTCACCAGATGTAATAATGCAAGTAATTTGATCCTTGCAGGGATATTGTATATTCACTTGCCTCTCTCTAAAGAAGGCTCAGAGGTCAGGATCAGACTCACAGCAGCACCCCTGAAGCAGTTAGGCATTTGCTCTCTTGATCAAAAACACAGCAGGGTAGTTGACCTTAATCCTACTTATGTTACGAAACAATGTGCCTGTTTTGCATGTGAccgattgttttttttattgggaaCGAACCTAAACCAGTCAGCTGTGGGACAAAGCAgcaccacacacatacacacagagaatgtgtgtgagagagagacagacagagagagagacagagagagagaaagaaaatgctttGAAGTCTCTGAAAATTCCATGAGTTTCCTGTTAACGATCTCGGGTATAATGTGAACCAGGAGTGCATGTGTGCAAGGAGAGGGAAGTCCCACCAGTCAGTCTATCTCTGCTGGTGAGAGAGGCTCACATCCCTGCAGCCTTTGCTGTTCTTTTACCTTTGCGATTCATGTCAGGTTGGgttcacctgttttttttatgataccGATTTCTTCAGCCTTTAATGAGGGTTTGAATTTGGGTATTTCTCAGTTTTGTGATtgttgttctggagcttttcaATTTTGAATCACTTTTAAACAGCTGACAGTCTGTTTCAGATGCAACACTGCAGCCTACTATCtagcacaaatgtattttttaatcagAGGAGGATTTGTGAGCCGCTAACCACTTCCAGCTGATCAGCAAACCAGCCACTCGACCGTGTCAACAACGATGTTTCATTCCTGTAAGTCGCACTGGCCTCTGCTATTGTTTGCTGCTCTCTGGAGCTACCCGGGTTTGCTCACCGCCTGGCCCGGCATCAGTCGCAGCAAGCCCAAGGATCAGCTGGACCCTAATGTGAGAGACTGGGGAGACTATTCAGATCTCCCTCCGGGCATGGAGCATGGGTTGGGGTTGGATGAAGATCATGCAGACAACAGAGGGGTTGGAGGGTCCTCATTGAGCCTGGATCCAGAGTTGGATTTCTTGGCGGACTTTGCAGGCAAGACAAACGAACTGATCAGCTGATGTATCTACTTGTCTGTTTACATACAAACAGTACAGTACTTAACAGtgccccttctctcctccaggtAAAAAGAGACTGTGGGTGATAACAGCCCCATCCCACAATGACCACTACCTTCGTATGATGGAGAAACAGCTGGAAGACATGGAGCAGGTACTGTACTGACCTATTTATACCTTTTGGAGATTATTTCTcaaatttctttcatttaatttgggGAAATATTTCGAAGAAATTTCACTCAAAACAGCATCCTTTCTATCTATTCGGTAACTCctttgtctctccctgtctctttcAGAAAGGGCTGAACTGCCGTCTAGCAGAAAGAGACAcgttcatcatcaccatcatccaGAATGCCATGATGGAAGGTCGAATCCAGAAAACAACTTTCCAAGGAGAAGCCACGGTGGAGAGTCTGGACCCTGACACAGTTAGCAAACTGCTGCACTACCTGGAGCTTACCAGTCAGGTAACCATTTAGTCttctgacaaaacaaattaCAGTCAATtagaattatttgtttttagaaaataaaaatatatatattgtctgtTTCTCCTTTGTGGGTACCTGTGCTTGAGTGTTTATACTGCAACAATTGTTTCAGGAGCAAGGGTTCACCATGCTGGTTCTGAAGAAGAACCTTCGGGTCAGTGAGCGCTTCCCTTATCCGGTCCGTGTTGAGGCGATTTTGGAGCTCATTGATCAGTTCCCCGTTAGGAAGCTGGAGAAGATGACCAGAAAAGGATCCAACTTGAGGTTCCATTATACCACTGTGTGTTATTCACTGTACTGATAGAGAATGGAGGAAATATATAAGAAGTTCAGTCATTGCACTTTACATTGAAAATAATGCTGTTGTAGGAAAAATTAccaatattttacattcttaaaatgtatcttcagtttgttgttgttgtaaaatacattttaagaatgtaaaatattggttgttgttgttgttgttgtttaagaGTTGTTGTGTAAGATGTTGATGTTTGCTATACAATTGACCGTGCCGAGCAATCGGAATTTGTGGTTTTTCCATGTGGATTTTGATTGAAGTTATGGAGGAAAAACCAACACAATTCCTCTcagacaaaatgttgttttttttatttaggtgtAAAACCACTAAAAAGAAGGttgtgatgaaaagaaaaaagataaagaagaagatgatACTGAGCCCTCAGAGGCGAAGCAATGTAACTTCTGTCGTGGCATTACAAAGAAAACCTCCCATGGACAAAAAAGCTGCCCTGAAGAGTAAAATCCAGGATATACTGAGTGGACGGTCGAGGTTTGTTATCCGTAAGGTGCCTTCCGCGGGGTCCACAATGAGAAAGGACTCGACCAGTGGTGGTCGAAAGTCTTCTAACGGACAGGAAAGAGTGCACAGCCCTCCATCTGTGTCAAAGAGTATcgaagaagtaaaaaaagacaggtACTATCTTCatatttttgttccatttttcaAACACACTGTAGTAGATAAAAGAGGGTGGATGTTCAAACCTTGCTTAGATTTTGTGTTCCCATCTGGTAGGTCATGCCTCCTCATCACTTTACATCAGACAGAAGTACTTTTTTAGTGCTGGATGAACATCAAAgtggtctttttttctattctactGCAGGCCTGACTCTGCtgtggaagaagagaggaggagaaatgtAGGGAAAAACAGTGAAGATAAAAAAGAGCAAAATGTAAAGGATGacacacaggaaaaacaaagatcTAAGAAAAAGGGtaaagggaaaaaagggaagaaaggaagagggaaaaagtccAATAGAGAGGCCAGTGAGAAGGATAAAACAGCCCTGAAGGAGTTTTTGGACACTTTTAAGGGGACAAGAAGGTTAATGGTGAGAACTGTCTCTTTTTGCATTCtggtgttttcctttttctctgtcttttatttctAATCCTTATATACATCAACATtataaatgcatgcacacatttgaCTTTTATGACACATCTACACCTGATCAGCACCTTATATCATCCATTTGGACTGatgtatatatttctgtgttggCCTGGTGCTAGTTGATTTCAACGCCCAGCAGAGATGCAAAACTGTTCATGCAGCAGAAAGACGACAGCGAGAAGCAACACTGTGACCTCGCTTTTAGGAAGATCACTATGGCCACCATTGTGGGAGAGGGAAGTGACGCCACGCTCACGCTGCAACACCACCAGCTTGGTAAAGAGGGCCTGTACAGTTTTGTTTACCTGTACGATGTTGTctgtttgaaaatgtgcatttaataATATTGGAATAGGTTCCCTCTAGAGGTTTTCCAAGTAATCGGAAGGTGTAGATATGATCTATTTGTTATGGCTACTAACTAATGTTTGAGGATTCCGAACAAAAAGTTGTGATCAAaggcaaatatgttttttctatgGTTACAGACGTAGAGTTGTAAGTCACTGTTAAGTACTCTGAAAGAGTTATTTTCTTCACTCTCGCATATGTTGTTAAAAGGATCATACTAGGGATTTTCAAGCTTTTTCGTCTtaactaatttatttttcacacattcaGCTGGGACTGCTTTCTTATTGTGTTGCCAACATTTGTTATTGAGCTGTGGTGTGTTTACATGCTGTGGGTATTTCTGACTTCCAACAGCTGAACAGCAGCCATTTGAATGGAAAACAAGAGTGTGTGCTCTGAAGCTGTCCCACTAAAACTACAGGGGTGCTTTGAGCtcagtgaaaacaaatgtttagtagtttagtgtgttagcatgcttacatttgctCAATTAGTAGTTAACACACTATAAACTAtagctgatgggaatgttgtTTGGCTTGTAGGTATTCGGTGATAAATCCAACCTACTTGAATCCTAAACAACAACCCTGTAATAAATACTGTCGTTGAAGGTTATATGTTTCAAACATTGTTCAGAGGTGGTGATTCATCTTTATGTTAGTTTTGAATCATAGGTAATGTTTGGTTTGACCGGGTTTCATTAAACTAAGATGTCCCTGGTAACTTGTCTGCTCCCTTTACATCTATATGCAgacatatttattaatatatttatttgtgtttcagagTCGGAGCCTCCACTCAGTGACCAATCAGAACATTTCTCAGATTCAGGCCTGATCTCTCTGTTAAGAACAGAGCTCGGCTTGTCGTCCTCTGACCTCTTTTCTATGACCGTCACAGACTACGACATCAAACCCAATGTAAGTcaggattatgtttttttatccttttatgtGGGTTTGATAAGCATGCATGCTTGTTTTCAGCACCACTCTCACTCATGATGACACCTAGAAGTGTAGTCGAGTTCAAAGCAGCTCAGAGTGATGATAACAATATTCACCTGGTCTGCCAAGCTAGTACAGAAGaggcaacattttgttttactagTAGGACAAAGTTGGTGCCATCCTTTCAATTGTGTGTTGAAATCTCAAAAAATCCAGCataatttaaaaagagatttatAAAGTAGGcaattcatcattcatttatttataatccagctgtgtcataataataataataatcaatcaatcctttattagtcccacaatggggaaattatttctctgcatttaacccatcccggaggagcagcgggctgcaatgaagcgcccggggagcaacttggggttaggtgtctcgctcaaggacacctcggcatgttgccggtagaggggtttgaaccaccaaccttgtggttacgggacaagcgctctaccttatgtgccacagccgccccatagctgtatttctacactgtccacttcttttttgccttttaagGAAATGCCAAGAACCCCTGATTTAAATCTATGtaataaaaatacacttaacTTGACTAGGCTTGTCCCTCTGTGTTTGCTGTGCCTGATTTGCATGTATTATCCCCCCTAGAAAGTCTTTGAGGCTCCTCCATCAGGCCCTGCTCTGTTTGAGTACATTGACAACTTTCCCTCAAGGcgttcagaaaaagaaaaagaaagaaggagtcCTCCGTCCTGCTCTAATGGCAAGCAAAAGCCTGGAGCTGAAAATACACTGCTCAGGTACTGTGCTGTAATTCAGTGTTCATGATTAACTAATATAGGGAAAAACAGCCTCTtcagaaatcaaatcaaatatgttctcatttttatttacaatgcTCTGATGTCACATAATACTGACTCTTagcacaacatttaaaatgacatggCTTTTGTTCTTGATGTTTAGGTTCATGTCTAAGAGGAGACTGCTGCTCATCTCTGCTCCATCTGAGGACGACTACTTCTTCCAACAGCAGATCTCTGCTCTCAATGGACAGGAGTGTCACCTGGGTCAGTAACTCACCACGCTTACAGCTACTGAACAATACACACTCTGTTTGCTCTGCAGTTTTTGGCGCaatatgtaaatgttataaCTGAGTGAGGATTTCCCTCTGACCTTCAAAGAACCCTTTGTTTACCTTATTGGGCAGAAATTGGTCATACATGTCATTAAAGTGtattgcattattttttattattaaatagtCTCATCTTTACTAAACTATACTGTATTATGTAATCTGACACAGATATATGCAGAAAAGGGAAAGCAATAAAGTAATTTACGCAAGTACTGagcttaagtacaattttgagtaGTTCCATTGTATGCTACCATATACTTCAACACTCACAAGGAAATATCACACTTTTTACttcaatgcatttatttactacttactttgcagatttagattgataaagaaagagataagtccacctttaccagctgcaacatcaCAATTATGCTTACAAATGAATATATCAATTATTCTAATCctttaacataatatatatagttcTGAAATGTGCCATTGTGCAAAATGAGCATTTTTACTTAATGTGCATTTTGATATGGTGGTATTGCtgctttacttaagtaaatgatcggagtacttcttccactactGGCTATTGATTGCTCACATTTACCCACTACTCATTTTTGGGTCTTTCTTCAGGAATTCGCCACTTTGCAATTTTGAGGCTGACTGGAACTGGAGACAAAGCATCAGGAACTGTTGAGCTATTTCCCCTAAATGGTGAGTCCCAGTAATGTGGAGCAGTCCATGTACACGAAACGGTGATGGAAATATCAACTTGGAATTTACTGCTAATGTTGTGTATATTGATAGTAATATATGGAGATATATCCAACGTTTTCCAGGACT from Anoplopoma fimbria isolate UVic2021 breed Golden Eagle Sablefish chromosome 14, Afim_UVic_2022, whole genome shotgun sequence encodes the following:
- the ccdc80l2 gene encoding coiled-coil domain-containing protein 80; this encodes MFHSCKSHWPLLLFAALWSYPGLLTAWPGISRSKPKDQLDPNVRDWGDYSDLPPGMEHGLGLDEDHADNRGVGGSSLSLDPELDFLADFAGKKRLWVITAPSHNDHYLRMMEKQLEDMEQKGLNCRLAERDTFIITIIQNAMMEGRIQKTTFQGEATVESLDPDTVSKLLHYLELTSQEQGFTMLVLKKNLRVSERFPYPVRVEAILELIDQFPVRKLEKMTRKGSNLRCKTTKKKVVMKRKKIKKKMILSPQRRSNVTSVVALQRKPPMDKKAALKSKIQDILSGRSRFVIRKVPSAGSTMRKDSTSGGRKSSNGQERVHSPPSVSKSIEEVKKDRPDSAVEEERRRNVGKNSEDKKEQNVKDDTQEKQRSKKKGKGKKGKKGRGKKSNREASEKDKTALKEFLDTFKGTRRLMLISTPSRDAKLFMQQKDDSEKQHCDLAFRKITMATIVGEGSDATLTLQHHQLESEPPLSDQSEHFSDSGLISLLRTELGLSSSDLFSMTVTDYDIKPNKVFEAPPSGPALFEYIDNFPSRRSEKEKERRSPPSCSNGKQKPGAENTLLRFMSKRRLLLISAPSEDDYFFQQQISALNGQECHLGIRHFAILRLTGTGDKASGTVELFPLNGHSQSEVEPLSGDMVNNLREQLKISKDYFSMLVVGKDSDVKAWFPSPMWSLDSIYDLVDSMELRLQEEKLQKRLGIHCPEDRGTGGNEGGHYPGYDEDGADEPYLYHRSEE